The DNA sequence ATGGATGAAAATTTAACTATAATTTGGGAAAAATGTCTTACGTTTATGAGGGATAACCTTAACGCGGCTGAAGACAATACTGACCTAAAAAAACTCGAGAATTCTTTTGATTTATTGTTTGATAATGTGCAACCTGTGTCATTAATCAGCAATAATTTGACCTTATTAGTTCCGAGTGATTTCTACAAAGAATATATAGAAGATAATTATCTATCACTACTCTCTGCAGCTCTGAAAAAAAACATTGGTAAAGGAGTGAAACTTTGGTATTCGGTCATGGAAAATAAACCAACCGGACAGGAAAAACCAATTACCATGAACATGAAAGGTAAAAGTGTTCCTACGCCAAAAATGCAGGAAACTTTGCCACCATCATTTTCAGCGAACGTCATCAATCCATTTGTCGTTCCGGGAATGAAGAAAATTAATATTGATTCTAATCTTAAAGCTGATTTTTCATTTGACAATTATGTAGAAGGGGAAAGCAATAAATTTGCTTCTACGGTAGCAAAATCAATTGCAAAAAGACCTGGTGCAACTGCTTTCAACCCTTTGTTTTTGTACGGAGGTTATGGTGTTGGTAAAACGCACTTAGGACACGCTGTTGGTTTGGAAGTTAAAAATGCTTATCCAGAGAAAGTTGTTCTTTATTTATCATCTGAGAAATTTATTCAGCAATTTGTCTCTGCAGCGAAAGCGCACAAGCAAACAGAATTTGCGAATTTCTATCAAATGGTTGATGTTTTGATCATTGATGATATTCAGTTTTTATCAGGAAAAAAATCAACGCAAGACAGTTTCTTCCACATTTTCGATTATCTGCACCAAAATGGAAAACAGATTATCTTAACTTCAGATAAAGCGCCTGTTGATATTTTAGATATTCAGGATCGTATTGTTTCCCGATTTAAATGGGGACTTTCGGCGGAAATTAAATCTCCGGATTTTGATACCAGACGTAAAATTATCGTTGATAAATTAAGTCGTGACGGAATCGTTCTGACAGAAGATATGTTGGATTACTTAGCCTCAGAAGTGAAAACCAACGTTCGGGAACTGATCGGGGTTATTAATTCAGTGATTGCATATTCGACCATTTATAAGTCAGATTTGTCGTTGGAACTACTGAAAGAAACCATCAGCAAGATAGCTGCCAATCAGAAAAAAGTGATCAATATTCCTTATATTCAGGAAGTTGTTTGCGAATATTTTGGAATTGAAAGAGAGCAATTATTATCAAAAACACGTAAGAGAGAAATCGCTTTACCAAGACAATTAGCGATGTATTTTGCGAAAGAGTTCACTAATGCTACGTTCAATAAAATCGGTGAGGAAATGGGCGGAAAAGACCATTCAACCGTAATGTACGCTTGCGACACCATTAAAGATGTTTCAAAAATCGACAAAGAAATTAAGAAATACGTAAAAGAATTAACTGAGAAAATCAAACAGTAAATTTTAATACGATCATTATACAAAAGGAGTTTTTTTAAAAATTCCTTTTTTTATTTTTTGTATTTTGCAACTTTAATAAAAGTTAGACATGAAAATTTTAATGGTTTGCCTCGGCAATATATGCAGAAGTCCTTTGGCAGAAGGTATTTTACAATCTAAACTTCCGGACAATTTTATCGTAGATTCTGCCGGAACGATTGATATGCATGAAGGCAAAAACCCGGATCACCGTTCTATTAAAACCGGACAACAGTACAACGTTGATATTTCTAAACAAAAATCAAGACATTTTACTGCGCAGGATTTCGAAGAGTTTGACCATATTTATTGTATGGATCAAAATAATTTGAAAGATGTTTTATCCTTAGCAAAAAACGATACTCAACGAAATAAAGTTTCTTTAATTCTTGAAAATAATGAAGAAGTTCCAGATCCTTATTGGGGTGGAATGAACGATTTCGATCATGTTTATCAACTTTTAGATCAAGCTTGCGAAAGAATCGCTATCGAATTAAAGAGCCAACTGAAAGAGCCAAGTAAAAAGTAAAAAGAGCCACGTTTAAAAAATGATATTTATTTGTTTTTAAAGTCTGAAATTACTCAAATATTCAAACACTCATAAACCCGTCCCTCCAATATGTTATTCCTAATTCCTGCTTATTTATCTGAAAATACACCAATCGATTATTTCGCTCCGGCGGTAAAAGAATATATTTTAAAGACCGATTATTTCTTTGTAGAAAATGAAAAGACCGCCAGAAAAGTGATCAAATTTTTTGCTCCTGAAAAAAAACAATCAGATTTGAAATTATTTCTGCTTAATAAAAACACGGAAAGAAAGGATTTACAGGAAGCGCAAATGCTGATGAAAAAAGGTCAGGATTTCGGTTTGCTTTCAGAAGCTGGTTTGCCTTGTATTGCTGATCCTGGAAATGTAATGGTTGGATGGTGTCACGAAAATGGTGTAAAAGTGATTCCAATAAATGGACCGTCTTCGATTATTATGGCTTTAATTTCAAGTGGTTTTAATGGTCAGGAATTTACGTTTCATGGTTATTTACCGATTGATAAAACAGATAAGAAAGCGAAAATTAAATGGCTGGAAAATCAAGTTCAAACTACTGGATATTCTCAGATTTTTATGGAGACTCCTTACCGTAATAATCCACTTTTTGAGGATTTGTGTAAGTTTTTGGCGCCGACGCAAAAGCTTTGTATTGCTGCGAATATTAATGATCCAAAGGAGGAGTTTATTAAGACTTTAACGATTAAAGATTGGCAGAAAAACAAACCTGAACTACATAAAATTCCGGCGGTTTTTGTATTGGGAAGATAATCTGTTGAATCTTTAAAAAAAAGTCTCTCGCAGATTTTACAGATTAAGCAGATTTTTATGCTGTTACATAATTGAATCCCCATTTAAGATCTGCGTCATCTGCAAAATCCGCGGGAGAAATAAAATGTTCTCTCGCAGATTTTGCAGATTTAGCAGATTTTTTTTAATGCTGAAAAAAAGAAATTAATTCAGACTTAATAGTAAGCCCGTTTTCTTCCAGTTCGTAGATTAAAATTCGTTGATACACCGATCCAAGTAAACCTGGACCTAATTTGTTATAGACATTAAAAATGCATTTTCTTACAATAAAAGAAATTTCGTTTTCATCCATTTTTGCGAATTTACTTACGAATATAGTATTTTAACACTCCATTAACTATGCTTTAGCACTAATGTTGTTTTCGAATATGAAAATATAATATCATGACTGAAAAAAAATTAGCTGGCATTTGGATTGATAAACAAAAAGCTATTGTTGTAAAAAATCATGACGCCCAAAATGCATTCAAATTTTTTGTCTGCAATCCCGTAGTAGCAGAGGTCCATCACGGGCTATCTACTGTGAGTACTACCAATCACGCTGATCAGACGAATCGGCGTAAATTCTTTAAAGAAATCGATCATCTTCTGGAAAATACGGAAGAGTTGTACATTACAGGTCCAGGTCAAATTCAAGAAGAGTTTCGGAACTATCTGCACGAAACAGCACAGTTTAAAAATCTAAAAATTACTTTGGATACTGCGCAGCACTTGGACGAAGAACAAGTTTTAGAGACGGTAAAAAAACACTTTGAGAATAGGTGAATTTTATAAAGCAAAAGGTCAGAAATCTCTGACCTTTTTTTATTTTGAATAATGGTATCTAAGACCATCGTTTTTATCTTCGGCTAAATACAAATCTGTTCCGTTTATTGTTTCGACAATTAAATCAGGACTATTACTGAAATGAAGAAATAGCTTTTCTGCATGATCAGTATTCGTTACTCCTCTTCCTAAGTAATAAGTTCCTTCGCTTACAACTACTGAATTTTCTTTAATGGAATAAACAGATTCTGCTGTTAAAGTCATCGTTTTGTTAATCCCAGTATTTGCTGGAGTTTGCTGAGTGTTAGAAATTCCTCCACTAGTGGAAACCCAGTTCCAAACGCCAATGTATTGTTCATTGTCTGTTTCGTCTTCTCTCGTTCCGCATGAAAAAACGAGGAATAGAAACGCCGTAAGTAATATTAATTTTTTTGTCATTTTCTAAATTTTTAAGAATAATTGTTCTACAAATTTAGGATTTTAACGAATGTTTATTGCTTTTTAGGTAGCGAAAAATTCGAAATATGAGAGAAGTCATTTTAGTATTTAAGATGTAGTTTTTTCAAAATAAAATGAAGCAACCAAATCGGTCCAATTAAAAGAAACTGTACATCTTTTAGGAAACTCGGTTTTTTACCTTCTATTTTATGGCCGTAAAATTGACCAATCCAGGAAATAACAAAAACTACGAAAAAGAAAATCCATGATTGATGTTCAAATTTAACATTGATAAAGTAGACCAGATGTTCCATGATCAACATTATGAAAATCATAATTAACCCTGTTCGCCAAGACAGTCTGAAATAAAATATGGATACTAACAGAAGAGCAATAATACTCGCAATACTTATACATCCGAAATAAGGGAAGCAAAAATGAGGCGCAGGAATTAATGAAATAAAGCCCAAAATCGTCCAAAAAATTAAAGGAACACAAATCCAGTGAATTAATTTGTTGGTATGATTCTTATGGCTTTCACCGTATTCAGCGAAGAATTGGTCAATTTTTCTCATTAGTTTAAAGTTTTACGCTTACTAAATTAATGATTCTTTTAGTAAAGAGCTCTTATTTTTTAATAATGTATTTCAAGAATTGACTGCTTCTCAATATTTCCTTATTTTTGGCAAAAATTAATTGGAATGAAAGATTTAATGGGACAGGCGATTTGGGATTTTTACCATGATAACAGTCCGGAGAATTTATTGACAGAAACCTCTATTTCTGAAATGGATGATTTGCCAGTCGACTATCTTTTTAGAGATTTTGATGAAATGAATTTGGTGGAACAAAAAGCACTTGAATTATCGAAAGGTAAAGTTTTAGATATTGGTGCAGGAGCCGGTTCACACAGTTTATATCTTCAAGACGAAAAAGGATTGGATGTTTTAGCCTTAGATTTTTCTCCTAAATCAATTGAGGTTTGTCAGTTGCGTGGTGTTAAAAATACGGTCTGTTCAGATATTCTTGAATTTTCTGGTGAAACTTACGATACCATTTTATTATTAATGAATGGAACAGGGATTTTTCAAACTTTAGATAAAATCGATTTATACTTAGAAAAATTATATTCATTATTAAATGAAAACGGACAAATTTTAATTGACAGTACTGATATTCTGTACATGTACGATCTTTCTGATGATGGCGGAGTTCTTGTTCCAACCGAACATTACTATGGTGAAGTTGATTATTTTGTTCACTATAAGCTCGACACAGAAAAACCGATTAAATGGCTTTATTTAGATTTTGTAACTTTGACGAGAGCTGTAGAAAATAACGGATTTAAGATTGAAAAAATACTTCAAGAAGAAGATTCTTTTTTAGCAAGATTAACGAAAAAAGACCTGAATTAATTTCAGGTCTTTCTTTTTATATAAAGTGTTTGAACGAATTTTTATCCGATTTCTACACCGTTTTCAACAGTTTCAGTAGGAGTTACAAATACTAATTTTCCTTCTGCGTTGTTTGTTAAAAGCAACATTCCTTGAGATTCGATTCCTCTGATTTTTCTTGGAGCAAGATTTAATAAAATCATCACCTGTTTCCCCACACATTCTTCTGGTGTGAAACTTTCTGCAACACCAGAAACAACTGTTCTTACGTCAACGCCTGTATCCACAGAGAATTTCAATAGTTTGTCTGCTTTTTCTACTTTTTCAGCAGTCAAAATTGTCGCAGTTCTTAAATCGATTTTTGTAAAATCGTCAAATTGAATTTCTTCTTTCATCGGGTTGGCTTTAGGATTGGTTTTTTTATTGGATTCTTTGGTGTTCTCTAATTTTTGAATTTGGAATTCAATCGTTTCATCTTCAATTTTTGAGAATAATAATTCTGCTGGATTAATTTGATGTCCGGTTTTAATTAATACTTTTTCGTTTTTAATGTCTCCCCAAGTTAATTGAGAAACATTAAACATTTTCTGTAATTTTTCAGCACTGAAAGGAAGGAATGGTTCACAAATTTGTGCTAATCCAACTGCGATTTGAGCTGCAACGAAAAGTGATTGAGCTGCTTTTTCTGGATTGTCTTTAATCGTTTTCCAAGGTTCTTCAATTTGAAGATATTGATTTCCAAAACGTGCTAAATTCATCATTGCAGTTAAAGCATTTCTGAATTCGTAATGTTCTAAGAAATTTTCAACTTCGGTAGCGGCTTTGGTAATCTCGTTTAATTCTTCTGCATTTTCATTTCCGGCTGGAACAACTCCGTCGTAATATTTATGAATAAGAACTGCAACTCTATTGATAAAGTTCCCGAAAATTCCAACCAATTCAGAATTGTTTTTGGTTTGGAAATCTTTCCAGGTAAAGTTATTGTCCTTAGTTTCTGGCGCGGAAGAAAGAAGCGAGTAACGTAAAACATCTTGCTGTCCTGGGAATTCCTGTACATATTCATGAGCCCAAACTGCCCAATTTCTGGATGTTGAGATCTTATCGTTTTCTAAATTTAAAAATTCAAAAGCAGGAACATTGGTCGGCATAATATAATCACCATGTGCTTTCATCATCGCCGGGAAAATAATACAGTGGAAAACGATATTGTCTTTTCCGATAAAATGTACTAAATCTGTGCTTTCATTCTGCCAGTAATCTTTCCAATCTTTTCCATTTTTTTCTGCCCATTCCTGAGTGAAAGAAATATAACCAATTGGCGCATCAAACCAAACATAAAGCACCTTTCCTTCTGCATTAGGAAGTGGAACCGGAACGCCCCAATTCAAATCACGGGTCATTGCTCTTGGTTTCAAACCATCAGTTAACCATGATTTTACTTGTCCATAAACATTCGGTTTCCAGTCGTCTTTATGTCCTTCTATAATCCATTCGTTCAAGAAATCTTCATATTCATTTAAAGGAAGATACCAGTTTTTCGTTTCCTTTAAAATCGGAACATTTCCGCTCAACATAGATTTTGGATTAATCAATTCTGAAGGCGAAAGGGTAGAACCACATTTTTCACACTGATCACCGTAAGCGTTTTCATTGCCACAATTCGGGCAAGTTCCTACGATATAGCGGTCTGCAAGAAATTCATTGGCTTGTTCATCAAAGTATTGTTCTGAAACTTCTTCAATAAACTTTCCTTTATTATATAAGGTCTTGAAAAAATCCTGACTAACATCGTGATGTCTTTTTGACGTAGTTCTGGAATATTCATCGAAAGAAATTCCTAAATCTTCGAAAGATTTTTTGATGATTCCGTGGTATTTATCAACGATATCTTGTGGAGTAACGCCTTCTTTTTTGGCACGAATCGTAATTGGGATTCCGTGTTCATCGGAGCCACAAATAAAAGCAACGTCTTTTCCTAATCTTCTTTGAAACCTCGCATAAACATCTGCGGGAATGTAAACTCCAGCCAAATGGCCAATATGAACTGGTCCGTTTGCGTACGGCAAGGCGGCCGTAATCATCTTTCTATCTGACATATATTTTGTCTAATTTTCTGCAAATATAAGTGATATCGAATGGAATTGAAAATTTAGATGCTAATTCCTAAAAATGATATGGTGTTTTCCTTTTAAATATTTTATGTTAAAATACAGTGTTTTTTCGCTAAACATTTGTTTGTATTATTGTTAATTTAACAAAATACATTTGAAATA is a window from the Kaistella flava (ex Peng et al. 2021) genome containing:
- the dnaA gene encoding chromosomal replication initiator protein DnaA — its product is MRDNLNAAEDNTDLKKLENSFDLLFDNVQPVSLISNNLTLLVPSDFYKEYIEDNYLSLLSAALKKNIGKGVKLWYSVMENKPTGQEKPITMNMKGKSVPTPKMQETLPPSFSANVINPFVVPGMKKINIDSNLKADFSFDNYVEGESNKFASTVAKSIAKRPGATAFNPLFLYGGYGVGKTHLGHAVGLEVKNAYPEKVVLYLSSEKFIQQFVSAAKAHKQTEFANFYQMVDVLIIDDIQFLSGKKSTQDSFFHIFDYLHQNGKQIILTSDKAPVDILDIQDRIVSRFKWGLSAEIKSPDFDTRRKIIVDKLSRDGIVLTEDMLDYLASEVKTNVRELIGVINSVIAYSTIYKSDLSLELLKETISKIAANQKKVINIPYIQEVVCEYFGIEREQLLSKTRKREIALPRQLAMYFAKEFTNATFNKIGEEMGGKDHSTVMYACDTIKDVSKIDKEIKKYVKELTEKIKQ
- a CDS encoding low molecular weight protein-tyrosine-phosphatase — translated: MKILMVCLGNICRSPLAEGILQSKLPDNFIVDSAGTIDMHEGKNPDHRSIKTGQQYNVDISKQKSRHFTAQDFEEFDHIYCMDQNNLKDVLSLAKNDTQRNKVSLILENNEEVPDPYWGGMNDFDHVYQLLDQACERIAIELKSQLKEPSKK
- a CDS encoding SAM-dependent methyltransferase, which encodes MLFLIPAYLSENTPIDYFAPAVKEYILKTDYFFVENEKTARKVIKFFAPEKKQSDLKLFLLNKNTERKDLQEAQMLMKKGQDFGLLSEAGLPCIADPGNVMVGWCHENGVKVIPINGPSSIIMALISSGFNGQEFTFHGYLPIDKTDKKAKIKWLENQVQTTGYSQIFMETPYRNNPLFEDLCKFLAPTQKLCIAANINDPKEEFIKTLTIKDWQKNKPELHKIPAVFVLGR
- a CDS encoding GxxExxY protein; translation: MDENEISFIVRKCIFNVYNKLGPGLLGSVYQRILIYELEENGLTIKSELISFFQH
- a CDS encoding DUF962 domain-containing protein, with the translated sequence MRKIDQFFAEYGESHKNHTNKLIHWICVPLIFWTILGFISLIPAPHFCFPYFGCISIASIIALLLVSIFYFRLSWRTGLIMIFIMLIMEHLVYFINVKFEHQSWIFFFVVFVISWIGQFYGHKIEGKKPSFLKDVQFLLIGPIWLLHFILKKLHLKY
- a CDS encoding class I SAM-dependent methyltransferase is translated as MKDLMGQAIWDFYHDNSPENLLTETSISEMDDLPVDYLFRDFDEMNLVEQKALELSKGKVLDIGAGAGSHSLYLQDEKGLDVLALDFSPKSIEVCQLRGVKNTVCSDILEFSGETYDTILLLMNGTGIFQTLDKIDLYLEKLYSLLNENGQILIDSTDILYMYDLSDDGGVLVPTEHYYGEVDYFVHYKLDTEKPIKWLYLDFVTLTRAVENNGFKIEKILQEEDSFLARLTKKDLN
- the metG gene encoding methionine--tRNA ligase, whose translation is MSDRKMITAALPYANGPVHIGHLAGVYIPADVYARFQRRLGKDVAFICGSDEHGIPITIRAKKEGVTPQDIVDKYHGIIKKSFEDLGISFDEYSRTTSKRHHDVSQDFFKTLYNKGKFIEEVSEQYFDEQANEFLADRYIVGTCPNCGNENAYGDQCEKCGSTLSPSELINPKSMLSGNVPILKETKNWYLPLNEYEDFLNEWIIEGHKDDWKPNVYGQVKSWLTDGLKPRAMTRDLNWGVPVPLPNAEGKVLYVWFDAPIGYISFTQEWAEKNGKDWKDYWQNESTDLVHFIGKDNIVFHCIIFPAMMKAHGDYIMPTNVPAFEFLNLENDKISTSRNWAVWAHEYVQEFPGQQDVLRYSLLSSAPETKDNNFTWKDFQTKNNSELVGIFGNFINRVAVLIHKYYDGVVPAGNENAEELNEITKAATEVENFLEHYEFRNALTAMMNLARFGNQYLQIEEPWKTIKDNPEKAAQSLFVAAQIAVGLAQICEPFLPFSAEKLQKMFNVSQLTWGDIKNEKVLIKTGHQINPAELLFSKIEDETIEFQIQKLENTKESNKKTNPKANPMKEEIQFDDFTKIDLRTATILTAEKVEKADKLLKFSVDTGVDVRTVVSGVAESFTPEECVGKQVMILLNLAPRKIRGIESQGMLLLTNNAEGKLVFVTPTETVENGVEIG